A single genomic interval of Pirellulales bacterium harbors:
- a CDS encoding nickel-binding protein — MPKFMSSHTLPPGAMKREQVNGLAEAARNDPVIKPYRSFCNLSEGKIFCVMEAPDKKSLAAWFEKMKVPCDGITPVELEGERGAVKDA, encoded by the coding sequence ATGCCCAAGTTTATGAGCAGTCATACATTGCCGCCCGGCGCGATGAAGCGCGAGCAAGTTAACGGACTGGCCGAGGCCGCCAGAAACGACCCGGTGATTAAGCCGTATCGCAGCTTTTGCAATTTGAGCGAGGGGAAGATTTTCTGCGTGATGGAAGCCCCGGATAAAAAATCGCTGGCGGCCTGGTTCGAGAAGATGAAAGTGCCGTGCGACGGCATTACGCCCGTCGAATTGGAAGGGGAACGGGGCGCGGTGAAGGATGCGTGA
- a CDS encoding glucosidase, giving the protein MNHNHNSKTRTAEQLRLDEANRGQQPWRQWGAYVSERQWGCVREDYSPGGTAWDYFPHDHARSRAYRWGEDGLAGFCDDHGQLILSLALWNEQDPILKERLFGLTNSEGNHGEDVKECYWYLDAVPTHSYLKMLYKYPQRAYPYDQLVAENRRRTKRDHEFELIDTGVFDDNRYFDIFLEYAKVDPHDVLMQITVINRGPDQARLHVIPQLWFRNIWSWRPEFNKPSLECVEPGTIAAQHDTLGRYHWYIDGEPELLFCDNDTNVHRLFGMMDAPGYFKDAFHEYVVHGNHAAVNPALTGTKAGAHFVLTIPAGGSQTIRTRLVERPLSPAFADFDAALVRRRADADEFYARLQHNLENADARAVQRQALAGLIWTQQFYHYDVARWLHGDELQPPPPTERRHGRNSNWMNLKCREVMSVPDKWEFNWFAAWDLAFHCVGLALVDSEFAKEQLVLLGREWFMHPNGQLPAYEWAFGDVNPPVHAWAAWRVYQIDRRRHGHKGDLKFLERVFHKLLINFTWWVNRKDAQNRNVFDGGFLGLDNIAVFDRSAPLPTGVRIAEADSTGWMAMYCLNLMRIALELALHDSAYESIASKFFEHFLSIVEAMNHVGCRAAEEGGISMWDDEDEWYCSIAQIGSGAPIRMKSFSMIGLIPLFAVETLEPEEMARLPEFMSRLLWLRDHRKDLASLVAEWKLPGVGERRLLAMMRGHRMKRVLARMLHETEFLSDYGVRSLSKWHQDHPIVVQFASQEYRLDYEPGESEGGLFGGNSNWRGPIWFPVNYLIIESLQKFHHYYGDDFKIECPTGSGKYLTLLEVADELSRRLTKIFLRDEHGRRPVFGQYEKIQTDPHFNANPWFHEYFHGDNGRGLGANHQTGWTALVAKLLQPKHTPRQGPAENRGENGNNQLAAQTQTGNPQQQIMKAGT; this is encoded by the coding sequence ATGAATCACAATCACAACTCGAAAACTCGCACCGCCGAACAACTCCGCCTCGACGAAGCCAACCGTGGCCAACAACCCTGGCGGCAATGGGGCGCCTACGTCAGCGAGCGGCAATGGGGTTGCGTCCGCGAAGATTACAGCCCCGGCGGCACCGCCTGGGATTACTTCCCGCACGATCACGCCCGCAGCCGTGCTTACCGCTGGGGCGAAGATGGCCTGGCCGGCTTCTGTGACGATCATGGCCAACTAATTCTTTCGCTGGCTCTCTGGAACGAGCAAGACCCCATCCTCAAGGAGCGCCTCTTCGGCCTCACCAACAGCGAAGGCAACCACGGCGAGGATGTGAAGGAGTGCTACTGGTATCTCGACGCTGTGCCGACCCACTCCTACTTGAAAATGCTCTACAAGTATCCGCAGCGGGCCTATCCCTACGACCAACTCGTTGCGGAAAACCGTCGCCGCACCAAGCGCGACCACGAATTCGAGCTCATCGACACCGGCGTGTTCGACGACAATCGCTACTTCGACATTTTCCTGGAATACGCCAAGGTCGATCCGCACGACGTGCTGATGCAAATCACCGTCATCAACCGCGGGCCGGACCAGGCCCGGCTGCACGTAATTCCGCAGCTCTGGTTTCGCAACATTTGGTCCTGGCGGCCGGAGTTCAACAAGCCGAGCTTGGAATGCGTGGAACCGGGCACCATCGCCGCCCAACACGATACCTTGGGCCGCTACCATTGGTACATCGACGGCGAGCCGGAACTGTTGTTCTGCGACAACGACACCAACGTCCACCGCTTGTTCGGTATGATGGATGCCCCCGGTTACTTCAAGGACGCCTTTCACGAATATGTCGTTCATGGCAACCACGCGGCAGTGAATCCGGCGCTCACCGGCACCAAAGCCGGCGCGCATTTCGTCCTCACCATTCCCGCCGGCGGATCGCAAACCATCCGTACCAGGCTGGTCGAACGTCCGCTCAGTCCCGCCTTTGCCGATTTCGACGCCGCGCTGGTCCGCCGCCGCGCCGACGCTGACGAATTCTACGCCCGCCTGCAACACAATCTGGAAAATGCCGACGCCCGTGCCGTCCAGCGCCAGGCATTGGCCGGCCTGATCTGGACCCAACAGTTTTATCATTACGATGTCGCCCGCTGGCTGCATGGCGATGAACTCCAGCCCCCGCCGCCGACCGAACGCCGTCACGGCCGCAACTCCAATTGGATGAACTTAAAATGCCGCGAGGTCATGTCCGTTCCCGACAAATGGGAGTTTAACTGGTTTGCCGCCTGGGATTTGGCCTTCCATTGCGTCGGCCTGGCGCTCGTCGATTCCGAATTCGCCAAGGAACAGCTCGTCCTCTTGGGCCGCGAATGGTTTATGCATCCCAACGGCCAACTCCCCGCCTACGAATGGGCTTTCGGCGATGTGAATCCCCCGGTCCACGCCTGGGCCGCCTGGCGCGTCTATCAAATCGACCGCCGCCGCCACGGCCACAAAGGCGATTTGAAATTTCTGGAACGCGTCTTCCACAAGCTGCTCATCAATTTCACCTGGTGGGTCAACCGTAAAGACGCCCAAAACCGCAACGTGTTCGACGGCGGCTTTCTCGGGCTCGATAACATTGCCGTCTTCGATCGCAGCGCCCCGCTCCCCACCGGCGTGCGCATTGCTGAGGCCGACAGCACCGGCTGGATGGCCATGTACTGCCTCAACCTCATGCGCATCGCCCTGGAGCTGGCCCTGCACGATTCGGCTTACGAAAGCATCGCCAGCAAATTCTTCGAGCACTTTTTGTCCATCGTCGAAGCCATGAACCACGTCGGCTGCCGCGCCGCTGAAGAAGGGGGCATCAGCATGTGGGACGACGAAGACGAATGGTATTGCTCCATCGCCCAAATCGGCTCAGGCGCGCCCATCCGCATGAAATCGTTCTCCATGATCGGCCTCATCCCGCTGTTCGCCGTCGAGACGCTGGAACCGGAGGAAATGGCGCGGCTGCCGGAATTCATGTCGCGGCTGCTCTGGCTTCGCGATCATCGCAAAGATCTGGCCAGCCTGGTGGCCGAATGGAAGTTGCCCGGCGTCGGCGAACGCCGCCTGCTGGCCATGATGCGCGGCCACCGCATGAAGCGCGTCCTCGCCCGCATGCTGCACGAAACAGAATTCCTCTCCGACTACGGAGTCCGCTCCCTCTCCAAGTGGCATCAAGATCATCCCATTGTCGTGCAATTCGCCAGCCAAGAATACCGCCTCGATTACGAGCCTGGCGAGTCCGAAGGCGGCCTCTTTGGCGGCAACTCCAACTGGCGCGGCCCCATTTGGTTCCCGGTGAATTATCTAATCATCGAATCGCTCCAAAAATTCCACCATTACTACGGCGACGATTTCAAAATCGAATGCCCGACCGGCTCCGGAAAATATCTCACGCTGCTGGAAGTCGCCGACGAACTCAGCCGCCGCTTGACAAAAATTTTCCTGCGCGACGAACATGGCCGCCGCCCCGTCTTCGGCCAATACGAAAAGATTCAGACCGACCCCCACTTCAACGCCAACCCGTGGTTCCACGAATACTTCCACGGCGACAACGGCCGCGGCCTGGGCGCCAATCATCAAACCGGCTGGACCGCCCTCGTGGCCAAGCTGCTGCAACCCAAGCACACACCGCGCCAAGGCCCGGCTGAGAATCGTGGAGAGAACGGAAACAATCAGCTGGCCGCCCAAACACAGACCGGCAATCCTCAACAGCAAATCATGAAAGCAGGAACGTAG
- a CDS encoding glucuronate isomerase, whose product MSQELRNRLFAELDRIVLIDPHTHINAHQPASVNLADILGYHYYTELAHSAGLAREQIEEPGLGAKEKVGRLVAAMAPLENTIQYSWFIETAQELLGFKDDRLTPKNWEALFDSAAKQMSQPDYAARVMKQSKLESVFLTNDFDDALTGFDTRTFIPCLRTDDLVFHFAKPTVQERLQRATGIAVKNAATMRQAIGKLFDHFTKHGCRACAISLPPDFVPLKVTATDEAAEHAVQAALQPAATTSVMHSRHLSMFVFWTLAEFCAEYRLPFDLMIGVNRAVYRGGVYQGQDLYDSRVSLIQYRELFNAFPQVVFPISVLASVTNQELTSYAWIFPNVVTNGHWWYSNTPTYIEHDASARLEAVPRTKQIGYYSDMYKLEFALPKFRMYKRILAKILAEKFCQDRGWSEERAIALGHDVLRGNVEKIFFGK is encoded by the coding sequence ATGTCGCAAGAACTCCGCAATCGCCTGTTCGCCGAGCTCGACCGTATCGTCCTCATCGATCCGCACACGCACATCAACGCCCACCAGCCGGCCAGCGTCAACCTGGCCGACATTCTCGGCTACCACTATTACACCGAGCTGGCCCACTCCGCCGGCCTCGCGCGGGAGCAAATCGAAGAGCCCGGCCTGGGGGCGAAAGAAAAAGTCGGCCGCCTGGTCGCCGCCATGGCTCCGCTGGAAAACACCATCCAGTACAGTTGGTTCATCGAAACCGCCCAGGAGCTGCTTGGCTTCAAAGACGACCGCCTCACGCCGAAAAATTGGGAAGCCCTGTTCGATTCCGCCGCCAAACAAATGAGCCAGCCCGATTACGCCGCCCGCGTGATGAAGCAATCGAAGCTGGAATCGGTCTTCCTCACCAACGATTTTGACGATGCCCTCACCGGCTTCGACACCCGCACGTTCATCCCCTGCCTGCGGACCGACGATCTGGTGTTTCACTTCGCCAAACCCACCGTACAGGAGCGATTGCAACGCGCCACCGGCATAGCCGTGAAAAACGCCGCCACCATGCGGCAGGCCATCGGCAAATTGTTCGATCACTTCACCAAACACGGCTGTCGGGCCTGCGCCATTTCGCTGCCCCCCGATTTTGTGCCGCTCAAAGTAACCGCCACAGACGAAGCCGCCGAACATGCCGTGCAGGCCGCGCTCCAGCCCGCGGCCACCACCAGCGTGATGCACTCGCGCCACTTGTCGATGTTCGTTTTCTGGACGCTGGCCGAATTCTGCGCCGAATACCGCCTCCCATTCGACCTGATGATCGGCGTCAATCGGGCCGTCTACCGCGGCGGCGTTTACCAGGGTCAAGATCTCTATGACTCCCGGGTATCCCTCATCCAATATCGGGAATTATTCAACGCCTTCCCGCAAGTGGTGTTCCCTATTTCCGTGCTGGCCAGCGTCACCAACCAGGAGCTCACCAGCTACGCCTGGATTTTCCCCAACGTCGTCACCAACGGGCATTGGTGGTACAGCAACACGCCCACCTACATCGAGCACGACGCCTCCGCCCGCCTGGAAGCCGTGCCGCGCACCAAGCAAATCGGCTACTACTCCGACATGTACAAACTCGAATTCGCCCTACCCAAGTTCCGCATGTACAAGCGCATCCTCGCCAAAATCCTCGCCGAAAAATTCTGCCAAGATCGCGGCTGGAGTGAAGAACGCGCCATCGCCCTGGGCCACGATGTGCTGCGTGGAAATGTGGAGAAGATTTTCTTTGGAAAGTAG
- the hisS gene encoding histidine--tRNA ligase — protein sequence MITPRTLKGFRDYLPEQMIPRERLIATAQRVYRSYGFSPIDTPALEYLEILAGKGGEESDKQMYRFTDHGGREVGMRFDLTVPLARFAAQHFAELGTPFKRYHIASVWRGENTQRGRYREFMQCDFDTIGTLSPVADIETALVIYDLLRAIGFEEFTIHVNNRMVLNGLLAKLGLAEKSKAVLIALDKVHKAGPEKVAQEMASTAGATQEQADQLLGLAQIRGSSEEVLRKLKALVSGNELGEAGVNRLGEIAAAVKAAGVPEARLVIDAVIARGLDYYTGTIYETFLDALPDLGSICSGGRYDNLAALYTNQQLPGIGASLGLDRLLAGMVELGMLPKVSTPAEIFIPYFDEQRLHDYLRLAAQLRAAGFGVEVFPEAKKLGQQLKYADRRGFRVALVAGENEFAAGNIQVKNLATTTSQTAPLSADAMELIEAIKRLLATGSRY from the coding sequence ATGATTACACCACGCACGCTTAAAGGTTTTCGCGATTACTTGCCGGAGCAAATGATTCCGCGCGAACGGCTGATTGCCACGGCGCAGCGGGTGTATCGCTCGTACGGATTCAGCCCGATCGACACGCCGGCCTTGGAATACCTGGAAATTTTGGCGGGCAAAGGGGGCGAGGAAAGCGACAAGCAGATGTACCGCTTCACCGACCACGGGGGGCGGGAGGTAGGGATGCGGTTTGACCTGACGGTGCCGCTGGCCCGATTTGCTGCGCAACATTTCGCCGAACTGGGGACGCCGTTCAAGCGGTATCACATTGCCTCGGTGTGGCGCGGCGAGAACACGCAGCGGGGGCGGTATCGCGAGTTCATGCAGTGCGATTTTGACACCATCGGCACGCTGTCGCCGGTGGCCGACATTGAAACGGCGCTGGTGATTTACGATTTGCTGCGGGCGATCGGCTTCGAAGAATTCACCATTCACGTGAACAACCGGATGGTGCTGAACGGATTGCTCGCAAAGCTAGGATTGGCGGAGAAATCGAAGGCGGTGCTCATTGCCTTGGATAAGGTTCATAAAGCCGGCCCAGAAAAGGTGGCCCAGGAAATGGCGTCCACGGCGGGAGCGACGCAGGAACAGGCCGATCAACTGTTGGGATTGGCGCAGATTCGGGGGAGCAGCGAAGAGGTGTTGAGGAAGTTGAAAGCGTTGGTGTCGGGCAATGAATTGGGGGAAGCGGGCGTGAACCGATTGGGGGAAATTGCTGCGGCGGTGAAAGCGGCCGGAGTGCCGGAGGCGCGGCTGGTGATCGACGCGGTGATTGCCCGGGGACTGGATTACTACACCGGCACGATTTACGAAACGTTTTTGGACGCGCTGCCCGACTTGGGGAGCATTTGCTCAGGGGGACGGTACGACAATTTGGCGGCGCTGTACACGAATCAGCAGTTGCCGGGCATTGGGGCCTCGCTGGGATTGGATCGGCTGTTGGCCGGCATGGTAGAATTAGGGATGCTGCCGAAAGTCTCGACACCGGCGGAGATTTTCATTCCGTATTTTGACGAGCAGCGGCTGCACGATTATTTGCGGCTGGCGGCGCAGCTGCGCGCCGCCGGATTTGGGGTGGAAGTTTTTCCAGAAGCGAAAAAGTTGGGCCAGCAGCTCAAATACGCGGACCGGCGCGGGTTCCGCGTGGCGCTGGTGGCGGGTGAAAACGAGTTTGCGGCGGGGAATATCCAGGTCAAGAATTTGGCAACAACTACCAGCCAAACGGCACCGCTTTCGGCCGATGCCATGGAGCTGATCGAAGCGATTAAACGGCTATTGGCAACGGGCAGCCGCTATTGA
- a CDS encoding 3-dehydroquinate synthase, giving the protein MADQYYHYHIPGSRDAVDFSPSDSIAAASLDISFSLPLTHRVRFTQDVFGADAEVLIDLLEAEGAPDLATARLLRSPGPLPQGEREKNPLRVQFWLDAHVAEAQPDLTQRIHALARKFRTRMELAGNAQIVPGGEEVKNDIHILERMLKVFHAHDLDRRSYVAVIGGGAVLDAVGFAASIAHRGLRLVRLPTTTLAQADSGIGVKNAVNAFQKKNWIGTFAVPWGVVNDATLLATLPERDFLCGFVEAVKVSLLKDAAFFEELCRQAAGFRRREPKVFLPVLRRSAQLHLQHITQGGDPFEALEARPLDFGHWSAHKLEVLSNFELRHGEAVAIGVAIDTVYSSLAVGLAPEKARQILQCLTDLGFTLNSPHLRDGATLMTGLEEFRQHLGGRLTLTMLADIGRTVDVHEVNPLLMLRAIETVAEFRTAETQRR; this is encoded by the coding sequence ATGGCCGATCAATATTATCATTATCACATTCCCGGTTCACGGGACGCAGTTGATTTCTCGCCATCGGACAGTATCGCAGCGGCGTCGCTCGATATTTCATTCTCCTTGCCGCTGACGCACCGGGTGCGGTTTACGCAGGACGTGTTTGGCGCCGATGCCGAGGTGTTGATTGATTTGTTGGAAGCGGAAGGCGCCCCTGACCTCGCCACGGCGCGTCTCCTGCGGAGCCCCGGCCCTCTCCCGCAGGGTGAGAGGGAGAAGAATCCACTGCGGGTGCAGTTTTGGCTCGATGCACATGTGGCCGAAGCCCAGCCCGATTTGACGCAGCGGATTCATGCGTTGGCGCGGAAATTTCGCACGCGGATGGAATTGGCCGGCAATGCGCAAATCGTGCCTGGCGGCGAGGAGGTGAAGAACGACATCCACATTTTGGAGCGGATGCTGAAGGTGTTTCACGCCCATGATTTGGACCGCCGCAGTTACGTGGCGGTGATTGGGGGTGGGGCAGTGCTCGATGCGGTGGGATTTGCCGCATCGATCGCCCATCGCGGATTGCGGCTGGTGCGCTTGCCCACCACGACGCTAGCCCAGGCTGACAGCGGCATCGGCGTGAAGAACGCGGTGAATGCATTTCAAAAGAAAAATTGGATCGGCACGTTTGCGGTTCCGTGGGGCGTGGTGAACGACGCCACGCTGCTGGCAACACTGCCGGAGCGCGATTTTCTGTGCGGGTTTGTCGAAGCGGTGAAAGTTTCGCTACTGAAAGACGCGGCGTTTTTTGAAGAGTTGTGCCGGCAGGCGGCGGGATTCCGGCGGCGCGAGCCGAAAGTGTTTTTGCCGGTGCTACGGCGCTCGGCCCAGTTGCACTTGCAGCACATTACGCAGGGGGGCGATCCGTTCGAGGCGCTGGAAGCGCGGCCGCTGGATTTTGGTCACTGGAGTGCCCACAAGTTGGAAGTGCTTTCGAACTTTGAGTTGCGGCATGGCGAGGCGGTGGCGATTGGCGTGGCCATCGACACGGTGTATTCTTCGCTGGCGGTAGGCTTGGCACCGGAAAAAGCGCGGCAGATTTTACAGTGCTTGACCGATTTAGGATTCACGCTCAACTCGCCACATTTGCGCGATGGCGCGACGCTGATGACCGGCTTAGAAGAATTCCGCCAGCATTTGGGAGGCCGATTGACGTTGACGATGCTGGCCGACATTGGCCGGACGGTGGACGTGCATGAAGTGAACCCGCTGCTGATGCTGCGGGCGATTGAAACGGTAGCAGAATTTAGAACCGCGGAGACGCAGAGACGCTGA
- a CDS encoding ThuA domain-containing protein, which translates to MATHGKWALLIAVPALFLCMQGGQAEQPVSAIGNNAPAKKKILFIAGKPSHPYAQHEFNAGCTLLAQCLNDSELPVEASVVKNGWPSDPAVFDGVDAVVMYCDGGDKHMVMHHLDELDALAKKGVGIGAFHYGVEVPAGQAGNYFLDWMGGFFETNWSVNPVWMADFKQFPEHPVTRGVKPFAITDEWYFHMRFPDNSSRVTPILTAVPPASTMSRPDGPHEGNPPVRAEVAQGVPQTMAWVVERPDGGRGFGFTGGHYHWNWGNDNFRKLALNMICWSAKVDVPAGGVASKTPTVDELMANLDPKPVDSKFDKEHFQKMLDQWRDEDK; encoded by the coding sequence ATGGCTACCCATGGGAAATGGGCCCTGTTGATTGCCGTGCCGGCTTTATTTTTGTGCATGCAAGGCGGGCAGGCTGAGCAGCCGGTAAGCGCCATCGGAAATAATGCGCCGGCCAAGAAAAAAATTCTGTTCATTGCCGGCAAGCCAAGTCATCCATACGCCCAGCACGAATTCAATGCCGGCTGTACGCTTTTGGCCCAATGTTTGAACGACAGCGAGCTGCCGGTGGAAGCCAGTGTTGTGAAAAACGGCTGGCCGAGCGATCCGGCCGTGTTCGACGGGGTGGACGCGGTCGTGATGTATTGCGACGGCGGCGACAAACACATGGTGATGCATCATTTGGACGAACTTGACGCCCTGGCGAAAAAAGGGGTTGGCATTGGCGCCTTTCACTACGGGGTGGAAGTTCCAGCCGGCCAGGCGGGAAATTATTTTTTGGATTGGATGGGCGGTTTTTTTGAAACAAACTGGTCGGTGAATCCCGTTTGGATGGCGGATTTCAAACAGTTTCCCGAGCATCCAGTGACGCGGGGCGTAAAGCCATTTGCGATTACCGACGAATGGTATTTTCACATGCGGTTTCCGGACAACAGCAGCCGCGTGACGCCGATTCTTACGGCCGTGCCACCGGCCAGCACGATGTCGCGCCCGGATGGACCACATGAAGGAAATCCTCCGGTTCGGGCCGAAGTGGCCCAAGGCGTGCCGCAAACGATGGCGTGGGTGGTGGAGCGGCCGGACGGTGGCCGAGGATTTGGATTCACCGGAGGGCATTACCATTGGAATTGGGGGAACGATAATTTCCGCAAGCTGGCGCTGAACATGATCTGCTGGAGCGCCAAGGTGGATGTGCCTGCCGGAGGGGTGGCTTCGAAAACGCCGACCGTGGACGAGTTAATGGCCAATTTGGATCCTAAGCCCGTGGATTCGAAGTTCGACAAAGAGCATTTTCAAAAAATGCTTGACCAGTGGCGCGACGAAGACAAATAA
- a CDS encoding amylo-alpha-1,6-glucosidase: protein MPLPLDNHAEWLEPDGLGGFASGTTSGERTRRYHALLLTATNPPTGRMVLVNGFDGWIETPTGRFPISTQRYPPNVVYPSDASLLSRFQLDPWPRWTFCFPDGTSLTQELFVPNGMSACCLRWTFNGHAHATLTVRPLMSGRDYHATHHENPAFRFNPRSHDKWLVWRPYDGVPETWVLTNGWYTHQPQWYRNFLYLEEQDRGLDDLEDLASPGTLQFDLSQPAVLILAAQGSDSPITGAANGKSASRAWTEMARTEQQRRATFPTPHHRSADAFLVRRGTGRTIIAGYPWFTDWGRDTFISLRGLCLALGRLNVALQILLAWSATVSEGMLPNRFPDSGAAPEFNSVDASLWFIVAVHELLNAAAQQTPSTTAPLITAEQRAQLEQAVLAIVAGYSSGTRYNIHQDTDGLLAAGQPGMQLTWMDAKVGDRVITPRIGKPVEVQALWLNALWIAGRLDRRWTAVFETAQANFERRFWNPAANCLYDVVDVDHAAGSLDASLRPNQIFAVGGLPLSLLHGERARHVVDAVESHLLTPLGLRSLAPNSPGYSPQCIGPPEQRDAAYHQGTVWPWLMGPFVEAWIRVRGGTPESKQQARQQFLPPLVAHLQSYGLNHLSEIADADPPHTPRGCPFQAWSLGEFLRLQYDVLQD, encoded by the coding sequence ATGCCCCTGCCGCTGGATAATCACGCCGAGTGGCTAGAACCCGACGGCCTGGGCGGATTCGCCAGCGGCACGACCAGCGGTGAGCGCACTCGGCGGTATCATGCCCTGCTGCTGACCGCAACGAATCCGCCGACCGGCCGCATGGTGCTCGTCAACGGTTTCGACGGTTGGATTGAAACCCCTACCGGCCGTTTCCCCATCTCCACGCAGCGCTATCCGCCCAATGTCGTTTATCCTAGCGACGCTTCGCTCCTCTCTCGCTTTCAACTCGATCCCTGGCCGCGCTGGACCTTCTGTTTCCCCGACGGCACCTCGCTCACGCAAGAACTGTTCGTGCCCAACGGCATGTCCGCCTGCTGCTTGCGCTGGACGTTCAACGGTCATGCCCACGCCACCCTGACCGTGCGTCCGTTGATGTCTGGCCGCGATTACCATGCCACGCATCACGAAAACCCTGCCTTTCGTTTCAATCCCCGTTCCCACGATAAATGGCTCGTCTGGCGTCCGTACGATGGCGTCCCCGAAACCTGGGTCCTCACCAACGGCTGGTACACGCACCAACCGCAGTGGTACCGCAACTTCCTCTACCTCGAAGAACAAGATCGCGGCCTCGACGATCTCGAAGACCTCGCCTCCCCCGGCACATTGCAGTTCGATCTCTCACAACCCGCCGTCCTTATCCTCGCCGCGCAAGGAAGTGACTCGCCCATTACTGGCGCCGCAAATGGCAAATCCGCCTCGAGAGCGTGGACTGAAATGGCACGCACCGAACAACAGCGCCGCGCAACATTCCCCACTCCGCACCATCGCTCCGCCGATGCCTTCCTCGTCCGCCGCGGAACAGGCCGCACCATCATCGCCGGCTATCCCTGGTTTACCGATTGGGGCCGCGACACGTTCATCTCGCTCCGCGGTTTGTGCCTGGCACTGGGCCGTCTCAACGTGGCCCTGCAAATCCTCCTCGCCTGGTCCGCAACCGTCAGCGAAGGCATGCTCCCCAACCGCTTTCCCGATTCCGGCGCCGCCCCCGAATTTAACTCGGTCGACGCTTCGCTCTGGTTCATCGTCGCCGTGCACGAACTACTGAACGCCGCCGCCCAGCAAACCCCATCCACAACCGCACCCCTCATCACCGCCGAGCAGCGCGCCCAACTCGAACAGGCCGTGCTCGCTATCGTCGCCGGTTACTCCTCCGGCACGCGATACAACATTCATCAAGATACCGACGGCCTGCTCGCCGCCGGCCAGCCGGGCATGCAACTCACGTGGATGGATGCCAAAGTTGGCGATCGGGTCATCACGCCGCGCATCGGCAAGCCGGTCGAAGTGCAAGCTCTGTGGCTCAACGCGCTGTGGATTGCCGGTCGCCTTGATCGCCGCTGGACCGCCGTGTTCGAGACCGCCCAGGCCAACTTCGAACGCCGCTTTTGGAATCCTGCCGCCAACTGTCTGTACGACGTCGTCGATGTCGATCACGCCGCCGGTTCACTCGACGCCTCGCTCCGCCCGAACCAAATTTTCGCCGTCGGCGGATTGCCCCTCTCGCTACTGCACGGCGAGCGCGCCCGGCACGTGGTCGATGCGGTCGAATCGCATTTGCTCACCCCGCTCGGTTTGCGATCGCTGGCTCCTAACTCACCCGGTTATTCACCGCAATGTATCGGCCCGCCCGAACAGCGCGACGCCGCCTACCATCAAGGCACGGTCTGGCCCTGGCTGATGGGCCCGTTTGTCGAAGCCTGGATCCGCGTCCGCGGCGGCACTCCGGAGTCCAAGCAGCAGGCCCGCCAACAATTTCTTCCCCCGCTTGTCGCCCATCTGCAATCCTACGGCCTCAACCACCTGTCCGAAATCGCCGACGCCGATCCGCCCCACACCCCGCGCGGTTGCCCCTTTCAAGCCTGGTCGCTCGGCGAATTCCTCCGCTTGCAATACGACGTGCTGCAAGATTGA
- a CDS encoding GNAT family N-acetyltransferase produces MQIRIEDLRGPEIAELLAEHLREFASVSPPESRHALNLDGLKQPDVTFWSVWDGQRLAGCGALKALDAGHGEIKSMRTARAFLRRGVASQILAHIIAEARRRGYRRLSLETGAMDYFQPAHALYAKFGFRPCGPFGNYKEDPNSRFMTMEL; encoded by the coding sequence ATGCAGATTAGAATCGAAGATTTGCGCGGGCCGGAAATTGCTGAGCTGCTGGCCGAGCATTTGCGGGAATTTGCCTCGGTTTCGCCGCCGGAAAGCCGGCATGCGCTGAATTTGGATGGGCTGAAGCAGCCCGACGTCACGTTTTGGAGCGTGTGGGATGGCCAGCGGTTGGCCGGCTGCGGCGCGCTGAAAGCGCTGGATGCCGGGCATGGTGAAATTAAATCGATGCGGACCGCGAGGGCATTTTTGCGGCGGGGCGTGGCTTCGCAAATTCTCGCGCACATCATCGCCGAAGCCCGGCGGCGCGGCTATCGGCGTCTGAGCCTGGAAACCGGCGCGATGGATTACTTTCAGCCGGCTCATGCGCTGTATGCCAAATTCGGCTTCCGGCCCTGCGGGCCGTTTGGGAATTACAAGGAAGACCCCAACAGCCGGTTCATGACCATGGAGTTGTGA